A single region of the Pseudalkalibacillus berkeleyi genome encodes:
- a CDS encoding amino acid ABC transporter permease: MNLRFDLLIDYAPFFLKGTLYTIGFSLAGILIGTIFGLLIGLGKLSPYKIIRYPLDWYVTFFRGTPFFVQILLIYFGVVPLLIGDSNAIFAGVLGLSLNAAAYIAEIFRAGIQSIEKGQMEASRSLGMNYYESMRYVILPQAVKRMIPPLGNEFIVLIKESSILAIIAAPELMYWGRAMQGQYYRVWEPYLAVALIYLILTLTVSTVLNYIERRWATE; this comes from the coding sequence ATGAATCTCAGATTTGATCTACTAATAGATTATGCACCATTCTTCTTAAAGGGGACGTTATACACAATTGGGTTTTCATTAGCTGGTATACTCATCGGAACCATCTTTGGGTTATTAATTGGATTAGGAAAGTTATCACCATACAAAATCATACGATATCCACTTGATTGGTACGTTACTTTCTTCCGTGGGACACCGTTCTTTGTTCAAATTTTGCTCATTTACTTCGGTGTGGTACCATTACTGATTGGAGATTCAAATGCAATTTTTGCAGGTGTATTAGGATTATCATTAAATGCAGCAGCTTATATAGCAGAAATATTTAGAGCGGGAATCCAGTCAATTGAGAAAGGGCAAATGGAAGCATCTCGTTCTCTTGGAATGAACTATTATGAATCTATGCGTTATGTCATATTGCCGCAAGCAGTAAAACGAATGATTCCTCCACTAGGAAATGAGTTTATTGTGTTGATTAAGGAATCATCCATTCTTGCGATCATTGCTGCTCCTGAACTGATGTATTGGGGAAGAGCGATGCAAGGTCAATATTACCGCGTTTGGGAACCTTATTTAGCTGTAGCACTGATATACCTCATACTAACGCTCACAGTTAGCACTGTGCTAAACTACATTGAGAGGAGATGGGCTACAGAATGA
- a CDS encoding molybdopterin molybdotransferase MoeA — MVVERRKPISIGEAVVRVLQYPLQLEVEHVHIGTSLDRILAEDVVADHDVPPFDRSPYDGFALRAEDTRHASTDSPVTLEVIEEIGAGQVAKQKIEAGQAIRIMTGAAIPEGATAVSMFEVVKETKRDTKATIELKRSFKEGQNIAKQGEDTEEGSMLIQKGTIITPGVIAILSTFGYSNVSVWRKPRIGIYATGTELLDIDEPLQPGKIRNSNAYMIAAQIRNMGGEPVYLGKLADDFQTCFEAVKSSIEVYDALITTGGVSVGDFDYLPDIYQELGARTLFNKIAMRPGSVTTVAELNGKLLFGLSGNPSACFVGGELLVRPFILKSMQSNPFLAKTRATLSKDFPKPNPFTRLVRSQVNYSPKGVYVTPTGLDKSSSVTAIAEADAFIILPGGTRGFMAGDEVDVMLFSKESSSNPWEV, encoded by the coding sequence ATGGTAGTTGAGCGTAGAAAACCGATTTCAATTGGGGAAGCGGTAGTAAGAGTTTTACAATATCCCCTTCAATTAGAAGTGGAGCATGTACATATTGGAACCTCATTGGACCGAATTTTAGCAGAGGATGTTGTAGCTGATCACGATGTGCCGCCATTTGATCGGTCTCCTTACGATGGCTTTGCGCTAAGAGCAGAAGACACGAGACATGCCTCAACAGATTCACCTGTCACTTTAGAGGTGATCGAGGAAATTGGTGCAGGACAAGTAGCCAAGCAAAAGATTGAAGCAGGTCAAGCAATCCGAATCATGACGGGTGCTGCAATTCCTGAAGGAGCAACCGCTGTTTCCATGTTTGAAGTTGTTAAAGAAACGAAACGAGATACTAAAGCAACCATTGAGCTTAAACGATCATTTAAAGAAGGCCAAAATATTGCGAAGCAAGGAGAAGATACCGAAGAGGGTAGTATGCTAATCCAAAAGGGTACGATCATTACACCGGGTGTAATTGCAATTCTCTCTACTTTCGGATACTCAAATGTATCCGTTTGGCGGAAACCTAGAATTGGCATATATGCAACTGGTACGGAGCTGCTTGATATCGATGAACCATTACAACCTGGTAAAATTCGAAATTCAAATGCCTATATGATCGCTGCTCAAATTCGTAACATGGGTGGAGAGCCTGTTTATTTGGGTAAATTGGCTGATGATTTCCAAACCTGTTTCGAAGCAGTTAAATCCTCGATTGAAGTTTATGATGCGCTCATTACTACTGGTGGCGTGTCAGTCGGTGATTTTGATTATTTACCTGACATTTATCAAGAACTTGGAGCCCGTACACTTTTTAATAAAATTGCTATGCGTCCCGGGAGTGTGACAACCGTTGCTGAGCTAAATGGAAAGCTCCTATTTGGCTTGTCAGGAAATCCTTCTGCGTGCTTTGTTGGTGGTGAATTACTCGTCCGCCCTTTCATTTTAAAGAGTATGCAGTCAAATCCATTCCTAGCGAAAACAAGAGCTACATTGTCTAAAGACTTTCCTAAACCGAATCCATTTACGCGACTTGTGCGTAGTCAAGTGAACTACTCTCCTAAAGGTGTTTATGTAACACCTACTGGTTTGGACAAGTCTAGTTCAGTCACTGCAATTGCCGAAGCGGATGCATTTATCATTCTGCCAGGAGGAACGAGAGGGTTCATGGCTGGAGACGAGGTTGATGTAATGTTGTTCAGTAAAGAAAGTAGCTCTAATCCATGGGAAGTATGA
- a CDS encoding YjzD family protein, which produces MRYIWTLIWSFLLSNMAFYVLSSMQGGSYNFALASIIGVVFALFVFVLGDAGIKDETAE; this is translated from the coding sequence ATGCGCTATATTTGGACATTAATTTGGTCCTTCTTGTTAAGCAATATGGCCTTTTACGTATTAAGCTCCATGCAAGGTGGATCATATAACTTCGCATTAGCAAGTATCATCGGAGTTGTATTCGCATTGTTCGTGTTCGTTTTAGGCGATGCGGGCATTAAAGACGAAACAGCTGAATGA
- a CDS encoding BMP family ABC transporter substrate-binding protein encodes MKIITPFLIAILLLSLSGCQQALGSGDLKNVGLLIEDTINDQGWGTKGYKGLLQVKNEFNNKVFYREEVKSKEQVLEAVREFQKDNVNLVFGHGKLYAPLFMDIKSEFPDMHFVSFNGKVSGKGITSVHFDSYAMGYFAGVVSGAMTKSGQVGMIAAFPWQPEATGFREGANVYNPDVETNISFVQDWSDTDKAIEIFNDMDEKGVDVYYPAGDGYTVPVIEKVKEKGAYAIGFISNMSDLGEQTVLTSTVQHVDKLYVKIAQKHNDGKLSTGNIHYDFQEGVISLAPFSSAVPEDIQQQISSLVDEYKETGKLPSP; translated from the coding sequence ATGAAAATTATTACACCTTTCCTGATTGCCATATTGTTACTCTCTCTATCTGGATGTCAACAAGCTCTAGGGAGTGGGGATTTAAAGAACGTTGGACTTTTGATTGAAGATACGATAAACGACCAAGGGTGGGGTACCAAAGGTTATAAAGGCTTACTTCAAGTGAAGAATGAATTCAACAATAAAGTGTTCTATCGTGAAGAAGTTAAATCAAAAGAGCAGGTTCTAGAAGCAGTCAGAGAATTTCAAAAGGACAACGTCAACCTAGTATTTGGACATGGTAAATTGTACGCGCCTTTATTTATGGATATTAAATCTGAATTTCCAGATATGCATTTTGTAAGCTTTAATGGTAAAGTGAGTGGAAAAGGAATTACAAGTGTCCATTTCGATTCTTATGCAATGGGATATTTTGCAGGTGTTGTCTCAGGTGCAATGACGAAGTCTGGACAAGTTGGTATGATTGCTGCATTCCCATGGCAACCAGAAGCAACAGGTTTTAGAGAAGGAGCTAATGTGTATAATCCAGATGTTGAGACGAATATATCATTTGTTCAAGATTGGAGTGATACAGACAAAGCGATAGAGATCTTCAATGATATGGACGAAAAAGGCGTCGATGTGTACTATCCTGCAGGTGATGGATATACCGTACCAGTGATTGAGAAAGTGAAAGAAAAAGGTGCTTATGCAATCGGATTCATCTCTAACATGTCTGATCTTGGAGAACAAACCGTTTTGACAAGTACTGTACAACATGTAGATAAGTTATATGTGAAAATTGCACAAAAGCATAATGATGGCAAACTCTCAACAGGTAACATTCATTATGATTTCCAAGAAGGCGTTATCTCTCTAGCTCCATTTAGTTCGGCAGTTCCTGAAGATATACAACAGCAGATTTCATCATTAGTGGATGAGTATAAAGAAACGGGGAAACTCCCCTCACCATAA
- a CDS encoding NAD-dependent epimerase/dehydratase family protein — translation MTNVLITGGAGEVGLTLTKEFIKEGIDVYGIDDINREEHEELAYLGRNALYHFTNKSITCVDFTQFEPVDVIFHLGQRSPSTNKYSDLRTTFKNQKKNTELIVNFASTCGATVVLVSTLDVYGEQLADPNPNIEIPLPRSLYGSYMLSEETFLVSSATANDVKYCILRIPPIDGFNNLIEKRCQGIDEIEKAGVSSQCRELINGQSISKKKLVDYCFSILNGGIEEKVITLFNKY, via the coding sequence ATGACAAACGTACTCATTACTGGGGGCGCAGGAGAGGTCGGTTTAACGCTTACTAAAGAATTTATTAAAGAAGGAATAGATGTTTACGGAATTGACGATATAAATAGAGAAGAACATGAAGAGCTTGCTTATCTTGGGAGAAATGCGCTTTACCATTTTACTAATAAAAGTATTACATGTGTTGATTTTACTCAATTTGAACCTGTGGATGTGATCTTTCATTTAGGGCAACGCTCACCATCTACAAACAAGTATTCAGATTTACGTACAACATTTAAGAATCAAAAGAAAAATACGGAGCTTATTGTTAACTTCGCTTCGACTTGTGGTGCCACAGTTGTGCTTGTTTCAACACTTGATGTATATGGAGAACAATTAGCGGACCCTAATCCAAATATCGAAATCCCGTTGCCAAGAAGTCTTTATGGATCTTATATGTTATCAGAAGAAACTTTTCTTGTGAGTTCTGCTACAGCAAACGATGTGAAATACTGCATCTTGCGAATACCACCCATTGATGGGTTCAATAATCTCATTGAAAAAAGGTGCCAAGGGATAGATGAAATCGAAAAAGCAGGAGTTTCGTCCCAATGTAGAGAATTGATTAACGGTCAAAGCATTTCTAAGAAAAAGCTTGTAGATTATTGTTTCTCTATTCTTAACGGAGGGATTGAGGAAAAGGTTATTACTTTATTTAATAAATATTGA
- the mobB gene encoding molybdopterin-guanine dinucleotide biosynthesis protein B, whose translation MGSMIPILQVVGFKKSGKTTVLEHLVDHCQQKGYRVGVIKHHGHGGRPDTIESDQTDTGRLRSQGAYATAVEGEGTLIIHVDSEETILLDQIITLYQQLPIDIIFIEGYKSNHYPKVVVAENERDYKELKDNCSHIIASIIRFDPKDSLSTSFSIEDPKGYCEFIMARILDRS comes from the coding sequence ATGGGAAGTATGATACCAATTTTACAAGTAGTGGGCTTTAAGAAGAGTGGTAAGACGACTGTACTTGAACATTTAGTCGACCACTGCCAACAAAAAGGGTATCGTGTAGGTGTTATTAAACACCATGGACACGGGGGAAGACCTGACACAATTGAATCTGATCAAACAGATACAGGAAGATTGCGTTCACAAGGTGCTTATGCAACGGCTGTAGAAGGTGAAGGTACCCTTATCATACATGTAGATAGTGAAGAAACAATCTTACTAGATCAAATCATTACGTTGTATCAACAGCTGCCGATCGATATCATATTTATAGAAGGATACAAAAGTAATCACTATCCAAAAGTCGTTGTCGCTGAAAATGAACGGGATTATAAAGAATTGAAGGATAACTGCAGTCATATTATTGCTTCCATTATACGGTTTGACCCGAAAGATTCGTTATCGACATCTTTTTCAATAGAGGATCCAAAGGGTTATTGTGAATTTATCATGGCAAGGATTTTGGATAGGAGCTGA
- a CDS encoding metal-sulfur cluster assembly factor → MANEEVNEKLMEALEEVEDPELGVDIVNLGLVYNVELDEESIARVTMTLTAMGCPLAGTITNDVRNALIDFDEVKEVDVNIVWNPPWTKDKMSRYAKIALGIQ, encoded by the coding sequence ATGGCTAACGAAGAAGTAAATGAGAAGTTGATGGAAGCACTAGAAGAGGTTGAAGACCCTGAACTAGGTGTGGACATTGTAAATTTAGGATTAGTGTATAATGTAGAATTAGATGAAGAGAGTATAGCGAGGGTTACGATGACATTGACTGCAATGGGTTGTCCTTTAGCAGGTACGATTACAAATGATGTGCGAAATGCGCTTATCGATTTCGATGAGGTTAAAGAAGTAGATGTAAATATCGTTTGGAATCCACCTTGGACGAAAGATAAAATGTCCCGCTATGCAAAAATTGCACTAGGCATCCAATAA
- a CDS encoding beta-ketoacyl-ACP synthase III — translation MNAGVIGIGRYVPDRVLTNQELEKMVDTSDEWIRTRTGIEERRIADQDMDTSHMAERAADEALKDAGLDASEIDLILVATVTGDYGFPSVACLIQERLGAKNAVAMDISAACAGFIYGMITAKQYIQTETYKNVLVIGVEKLSKITDWDDRNTAVLFGDGAGAAVIAPVSDDKGILSFDMGSDGTGAKHLYQNGDLLYMNGREVFKFAVRQMPESSMKVVEKAGLSKEDVDFLIPHQANIRIMEAARERLDLPKEKMAATVGKFGNTSSSSIPIALVESLKEGKIKDGDVLVLVGFGGGLTWGAVALRWGK, via the coding sequence ATGAACGCAGGTGTGATCGGAATTGGAAGATATGTCCCGGACCGTGTGTTGACGAACCAAGAATTAGAAAAAATGGTGGATACATCAGACGAATGGATTCGGACAAGAACGGGAATAGAAGAGCGTAGAATTGCTGACCAAGATATGGATACATCTCATATGGCAGAACGTGCTGCTGACGAAGCTTTGAAGGATGCTGGTCTTGATGCTAGTGAAATCGACTTGATTTTAGTAGCAACCGTTACAGGTGACTATGGATTTCCTTCTGTAGCATGCCTTATTCAAGAAAGATTAGGTGCGAAGAATGCTGTTGCGATGGATATTAGTGCAGCCTGTGCAGGATTTATCTATGGTATGATAACAGCAAAGCAATATATTCAAACAGAAACCTACAAAAATGTCCTTGTAATCGGAGTTGAAAAGCTTTCGAAAATTACAGATTGGGATGACCGTAATACTGCTGTCTTATTCGGAGATGGAGCTGGTGCTGCTGTAATTGCTCCAGTATCGGATGATAAAGGAATTCTTTCATTTGATATGGGATCAGATGGTACAGGGGCGAAACATCTGTATCAAAATGGGGACCTACTCTATATGAATGGGCGAGAAGTCTTTAAGTTTGCGGTGAGACAAATGCCAGAATCATCTATGAAGGTTGTTGAAAAAGCAGGATTGAGTAAAGAAGATGTAGATTTCCTGATCCCGCATCAAGCAAACATTCGGATTATGGAAGCAGCGAGAGAAAGGCTAGACTTGCCGAAAGAAAAAATGGCAGCCACAGTGGGCAAGTTTGGAAATACATCATCATCATCTATACCAATTGCATTAGTCGAATCACTTAAAGAAGGTAAAATAAAAGACGGAGATGTACTGGTACTTGTAGGGTTTGGCGGTGGCTTAACCTGGGGTGCAGTAGCGTTACGTTGGGGAAAATAG
- a CDS encoding ComZ family protein — translation MDQERNMKFMQIAMTHLPEAKQLMEQKGLELSMEDIQPMLNMLMKVMNDAYDLGKSDAENQ, via the coding sequence ATGGATCAAGAACGTAATATGAAGTTTATGCAAATTGCAATGACCCATTTACCTGAAGCTAAACAGCTAATGGAACAAAAAGGATTAGAACTTTCAATGGAAGATATTCAACCGATGTTGAATATGTTAATGAAAGTTATGAATGATGCCTATGATTTAGGTAAATCTGACGCGGAAAATCAATAA
- the moaD gene encoding molybdopterin converting factor subunit 1, whose translation MINIMLFAGLQEKAGKNQLSIDKDEMTVNEIVAYIKGSEVNLNLTNVMVAVNEEFVSNPEQVVKSGDAVALLPPVSGG comes from the coding sequence ATGATTAATATTATGTTATTTGCAGGTCTCCAAGAAAAAGCGGGAAAGAATCAGCTTTCAATTGATAAAGATGAAATGACTGTCAATGAGATTGTCGCTTATATAAAAGGTAGTGAAGTAAATTTAAACTTAACGAATGTGATGGTCGCGGTAAATGAAGAGTTTGTCAGTAATCCTGAGCAAGTTGTTAAGTCGGGGGATGCTGTTGCCCTTCTCCCGCCAGTAAGTGGCGGTTAA
- a CDS encoding YvrJ family protein yields the protein MDQWISMLSEFGFPVVVTLYLLHRIESKLDSLNQSILNLPNHLKS from the coding sequence ATGGACCAGTGGATTTCGATGTTGAGTGAATTTGGATTTCCCGTTGTCGTAACGCTCTATTTACTTCACAGGATTGAATCTAAATTGGATTCATTGAATCAATCCATTCTCAATCTTCCAAACCATTTAAAGAGTTAA
- a CDS encoding amino acid ABC transporter ATP-binding protein, with product MINVQNLKKSFGSLEVLKDINVEIKQQEVVCVIGPSGSGKSTFLRCLNLLESITDGKVFIKGVDITDKKTDINQLRTDVGMVFQQFNLFPHKTVLENIMLSPMKVRKLSKSNAEKKAHELLAKVGLSEKASVYPGSLSGGQKQRVAIARALAMEPEIMLFDEPTSALDPEMVGEVLEVMKQLAKEGMTMIVVTHEMGFAREVGDRVIFMDEGYVVEEDVPKKLFETPQHERTKSFLSKIL from the coding sequence ATGATAAACGTACAAAACTTAAAGAAATCATTTGGATCATTAGAAGTATTAAAGGATATTAATGTAGAAATTAAGCAACAAGAGGTCGTCTGTGTCATCGGTCCATCTGGGTCGGGGAAGTCTACTTTTCTCAGATGTCTCAACTTACTTGAATCGATCACTGACGGTAAAGTTTTCATTAAAGGGGTAGATATTACCGATAAGAAAACGGATATCAATCAACTAAGGACAGATGTGGGGATGGTTTTCCAACAATTTAACCTATTTCCTCATAAAACTGTACTTGAAAATATTATGCTTTCCCCTATGAAGGTAAGAAAGCTGAGTAAAAGTAATGCAGAAAAGAAGGCACATGAATTACTTGCGAAAGTAGGTCTTTCAGAAAAAGCCTCCGTTTACCCTGGTTCTTTATCTGGTGGGCAGAAACAACGTGTTGCTATTGCTAGAGCACTAGCAATGGAACCTGAAATCATGTTATTTGATGAACCAACGTCTGCCCTCGATCCAGAAATGGTAGGGGAAGTTCTAGAAGTAATGAAGCAGCTTGCTAAGGAAGGTATGACAATGATTGTCGTTACTCATGAAATGGGCTTTGCTAGAGAAGTTGGCGATCGTGTCATCTTCATGGATGAGGGGTATGTCGTCGAAGAAGACGTTCCAAAGAAATTATTCGAAACGCCTCAACATGAACGAACAAAATCTTTCTTAAGTAAAATATTGTAA
- a CDS encoding undecaprenyl-diphosphate phosphatase translates to MEQLFLLIKYAFFGLIQGITEPIPISSSGHLVLAEKILDIHIKGFGFEVFMNFASLLAVLVIYREDLVRLTTNGLKFTQTRNKEYRSDFMFIVYLIIGTIPAAVIGILAEDYISDNLKYIKVIGVTLIITGIALWLIRNLRGRKNDQDLSIKDALIVGFAQAIALIPGISRSGATIVAAMGLGMKQQTALRYSFLLYIPVSVGTMVLSIGDLKDDPTLDTLLIPYLVAFLISFIASYFSLKWLMNIMERGNLKYFAIYCFIVGPLILLFM, encoded by the coding sequence ATGGAACAACTATTCTTATTAATAAAATATGCTTTCTTTGGACTAATTCAAGGGATCACAGAACCGATTCCCATTTCATCAAGCGGACATTTGGTTCTTGCTGAGAAAATTCTAGATATACATATTAAAGGATTCGGCTTTGAGGTATTCATGAATTTCGCTTCGTTATTAGCAGTGCTCGTCATATATCGAGAAGACTTAGTCCGATTAACAACAAATGGATTGAAATTTACGCAAACAAGAAATAAAGAATACCGCTCAGATTTCATGTTTATCGTATATTTGATTATCGGTACGATTCCAGCTGCAGTGATCGGGATCTTAGCAGAAGATTACATCTCAGATAATTTGAAGTATATTAAAGTAATCGGCGTCACTTTAATCATTACAGGTATTGCTCTATGGCTTATTCGTAACCTACGAGGGAGGAAGAACGATCAAGATCTTTCTATTAAAGATGCGTTGATTGTCGGATTCGCCCAAGCCATTGCACTTATTCCAGGAATCAGTCGCTCAGGTGCTACGATTGTAGCGGCGATGGGACTAGGAATGAAACAACAAACTGCTTTACGATATTCATTTCTACTCTATATTCCTGTAAGTGTCGGGACGATGGTTTTGAGTATTGGTGATCTTAAAGATGACCCAACACTCGATACTCTTCTAATCCCATATTTAGTGGCATTCTTAATTTCATTTATTGCATCTTACTTTTCATTAAAATGGTTGATGAATATTATGGAACGCGGGAACTTAAAGTATTTTGCGATCTATTGCTTTATCGTAGGACCTCTCATCCTGTTGTTCATGTAA
- a CDS encoding YjzC family protein produces MGQNHQFNPGQKAPNNGVYVEIGETGSMVTNPKEVKMHAGDTFPETSNHNRKWTYKRKP; encoded by the coding sequence ATGGGACAAAACCATCAATTTAACCCAGGCCAGAAAGCACCTAACAATGGAGTTTATGTAGAAATTGGGGAGACGGGGAGCATGGTCACAAACCCGAAGGAAGTTAAGATGCATGCTGGGGATACGTTTCCGGAAACGAGTAATCATAATCGCAAGTGGACCTACAAAAGAAAACCTTAA
- a CDS encoding molybdenum cofactor biosynthesis protein MoaE, with product MENYRIIKEEIEVNKVINRVVHPHAGAINTFIGTVRELTNEKRTLYLEYDAYVPMAEKKLKQIGDEICAKWKEARVAIVHRIGRLDITDIAVVIAVSTPHRADSYEASRYAIERIKEIVPIWKKEHWEDGEEWIGDQKENKRYPSGKPGKELLND from the coding sequence ATTGAAAATTACAGGATTATTAAAGAAGAAATTGAGGTAAATAAAGTAATAAATCGAGTCGTCCATCCGCATGCTGGTGCAATTAATACATTTATAGGTACAGTAAGAGAACTAACAAATGAGAAAAGGACACTCTATTTAGAATATGATGCATATGTCCCTATGGCAGAAAAAAAGCTAAAACAAATAGGCGACGAAATTTGTGCAAAATGGAAAGAAGCTCGTGTTGCTATTGTGCATAGGATTGGGCGATTAGACATTACTGATATAGCTGTCGTTATTGCAGTTTCAACTCCACATAGAGCAGATTCTTATGAAGCAAGTCGATACGCAATTGAACGAATCAAAGAAATCGTTCCCATATGGAAGAAGGAACATTGGGAAGACGGTGAAGAATGGATTGGTGACCAAAAGGAAAACAAACGTTATCCGTCAGGTAAACCAGGAAAGGAGCTTTTGAATGATTAA
- a CDS encoding basic amino acid ABC transporter substrate-binding protein yields the protein MKKSIKSLFALTMVGMLAILAACGGSDSGSGDKGKKLEVVTDAAYAPFEYMDKGEITGFDIDFLNAVMKEAGYESEFKNIGWDPLFAEIQGEKADLAISAITINEERKESFDFSTPYFESTNMILVPEDSDIKSAEDLKGKKVAVQNGTTGQAAVESILGKNHKNIKKFENNTLAIMELIQGGADAVVADNTVVIEYAKNNPDKKLKTIKDEKNFESEFYGLMFPKGSDLKADFDKAVKEVINNGTYSEIYKEWFGDEPDLEALKKQMEK from the coding sequence ATGAAGAAATCAATTAAAAGTTTATTCGCACTAACGATGGTTGGCATGTTAGCCATCCTTGCAGCATGTGGTGGAAGTGATAGTGGGTCTGGTGACAAAGGGAAGAAGTTAGAGGTCGTAACAGATGCCGCTTACGCACCCTTTGAATATATGGACAAGGGTGAGATCACTGGTTTTGATATTGACTTCCTAAACGCAGTTATGAAAGAAGCTGGATACGAAAGTGAATTCAAAAATATAGGTTGGGATCCTCTATTCGCAGAAATCCAAGGTGAAAAAGCTGACCTCGCCATTTCAGCCATTACCATAAATGAGGAACGTAAAGAATCATTTGATTTCTCAACGCCATACTTCGAATCGACGAATATGATATTAGTCCCAGAAGATAGTGATATCAAAAGTGCAGAAGATTTAAAAGGGAAGAAAGTCGCTGTGCAAAACGGTACGACAGGACAAGCTGCGGTTGAAAGTATCCTAGGGAAGAACCACAAGAACATCAAAAAATTTGAAAACAACACCTTAGCGATCATGGAATTGATTCAAGGTGGTGCTGATGCAGTGGTTGCGGATAATACCGTTGTAATTGAATATGCAAAGAACAATCCAGACAAGAAATTAAAGACGATTAAGGATGAAAAGAATTTCGAATCTGAGTTTTATGGCCTCATGTTTCCAAAGGGTAGTGACTTGAAAGCAGACTTTGATAAAGCTGTTAAAGAAGTCATTAATAACGGAACTTACTCTGAAATTTACAAAGAGTGGTTCGGTGATGAACCAGATTTGGAAGCTTTAAAAAAGCAAATGGAAAAATAA
- a CDS encoding DUF2922 domain-containing protein: MAKQIELLFENEEGGTVRISLEEPVEPVDTLALNSAMDKIISDNALISSGGDLVAKRGARIVERNVTDVPLA, encoded by the coding sequence ATGGCAAAGCAGATTGAACTACTATTTGAAAATGAGGAAGGCGGCACGGTTCGTATTTCGCTAGAAGAGCCTGTAGAGCCGGTTGATACGTTAGCGCTAAATTCTGCGATGGATAAGATTATCTCAGACAATGCGTTGATCTCATCTGGTGGAGATCTTGTCGCTAAAAGAGGCGCAAGAATCGTTGAGCGAAATGTCACGGATGTACCGTTAGCATAA